Proteins co-encoded in one Zonotrichia albicollis isolate bZonAlb1 chromosome 30, bZonAlb1.hap1, whole genome shotgun sequence genomic window:
- the LOC141725544 gene encoding transgelin-2-like: MSFQTVDLWEGKNMACVQRTLMNLGSLAVAKGDGLFVGDPNWFPKKPQENRRVFSEDKLKEGQSVIGLQMGTNQGASQAGMTGYGMPRQIL, encoded by the exons atgtCATTCCAGACCGTGGATCTCTGGGAGG GGAAGAACATGGCGTGCGTGCAGAGGACCCTGATGAACCTGGGCAGCCTGGCCGTGGCCAAGGGTGACGGGCTCTTCGTGGGAGACCCCAACTGGTTCCCCAA GAAGCCGCAGGAGAACCGGCGCGTCTTCTCCGAGGACAAGCTGAAGGAGGGGCAGAGCGTCATCGGGCTGCAGATGGGCACCAACCAGGGCGCCTCGCAGGCTGGCATGACGGGCTACGGGATGCCCCGCCAGATCCTCTGA